The Heyndrickxia vini genome contains a region encoding:
- the perR gene encoding peroxide-responsive transcriptional repressor PerR, whose product MTVSEHQIKEAIETLKETGVRITPQRHAILEYLIQSMSHPTADEIYKALEGKFPNMSVATVYNNLRVFREVGLVKELTYGDASSRFDFVTTSHYHVICENCGKIVDFHYPGLDEVEQLASHVTGFKVSHHRMEIYGTCPDCNKEVH is encoded by the coding sequence ATGACGGTGTCTGAACATCAAATCAAAGAAGCAATTGAAACTTTGAAAGAAACCGGAGTTCGTATCACACCACAACGTCATGCGATACTGGAGTATTTAATTCAATCAATGTCACACCCAACAGCCGATGAAATTTATAAAGCACTTGAAGGGAAATTCCCTAATATGAGTGTGGCCACCGTATATAATAATTTACGTGTATTTCGTGAAGTTGGTCTCGTGAAGGAACTAACTTACGGAGATGCTTCAAGTCGTTTTGACTTTGTCACAACAAGTCATTACCATGTTATTTGTGAAAACTGCGGTAAAATTGTCGACTTCCATTATCCTGGGTTAGATGAGGTTGAACAACTAGCATCACATGTTACAGGATTTAAAGTGAGCCATCATCGCATGGAAATCTACGGTACATGCCCGGATTGTAATAAAGAAGTACATTAA
- a CDS encoding nucleotidyltransferase-like protein, which produces MEDILRPIYQERASQANTLAVLSIEKKLNEGTVTDTFDTVLLMIVKELEVPVYIKHYTYENKKAALHIVRENQLKEWLLLGSNRKIVEWITQGKVLFDRNEYMANLKNELRDFPFYERKFKIGLEFAKLIRRYVDGKVFFDNKQYLDAYNHVVHALHHLARLAVIENGFHPEITVWNQVKQIEPEIFKLYEELITSDETIEKRLELLFLASEFLIHSRTRFSASHLLEIMEEKDEWTINELLSNQTLSHYSVDLGILIEFLIEKSFIEEVIVETKGQDIYHRHYRVKKLS; this is translated from the coding sequence ATGGAGGACATCCTTCGCCCCATCTATCAAGAAAGGGCGAGCCAAGCAAATACGTTAGCCGTACTAAGCATTGAAAAAAAACTTAATGAAGGAACTGTAACAGATACGTTCGATACAGTCCTATTAATGATTGTAAAGGAATTAGAAGTCCCGGTTTATATAAAGCACTACACCTATGAAAATAAAAAAGCAGCTCTACATATAGTTAGAGAAAATCAATTAAAAGAATGGTTATTACTCGGCTCTAATCGAAAAATTGTAGAATGGATCACTCAGGGAAAAGTACTGTTTGACCGCAATGAGTATATGGCAAATTTAAAAAATGAATTAAGAGATTTTCCTTTCTATGAGCGAAAATTTAAAATTGGACTTGAATTTGCTAAACTTATTCGCCGATATGTGGACGGAAAAGTCTTTTTCGATAATAAACAATATCTTGATGCATATAATCATGTTGTACATGCTCTGCATCATCTTGCACGACTTGCCGTCATCGAAAATGGGTTTCATCCCGAAATTACAGTATGGAATCAAGTGAAACAAATTGAACCAGAAATTTTCAAACTCTATGAAGAATTAATAACAAGTGACGAAACAATTGAAAAAAGATTAGAACTCCTTTTCTTAGCAAGTGAGTTTTTAATCCATTCTAGAACCCGTTTTTCTGCATCACATTTATTAGAGATTATGGAAGAGAAAGATGAATGGACGATAAACGAATTGTTATCAAACCAAACGTTAAGTCATTACAGTGTTGATTTAGGGATATTAATTGAATTTTTAATAGAAAAATCATTCATTGAAGAAGTAATAGTCGAGACAAAAGGGCAAGATATTTATCACCGTCATTACCGAGTAAAAAAATTATCGTAA
- a CDS encoding YgzB family protein produces MAKYSNKINKIRTFALSLIFIGFIIMYFGIFFRTHPIVMTIFMVLGLLSIIASTVVYFWIGMLSTKAVQVVCPNCKKPTKLLGRVDMCMHCREPLTLDPNLEGKDFDENYNRKKQQ; encoded by the coding sequence ATGGCTAAATATTCGAATAAAATTAATAAAATACGCACATTTGCGTTAAGTTTGATATTTATAGGATTTATCATTATGTATTTCGGAATCTTCTTCCGGACTCATCCAATTGTCATGACTATCTTTATGGTATTAGGATTGTTAAGCATCATTGCCAGTACGGTTGTTTATTTCTGGATTGGGATGCTTTCAACAAAAGCGGTTCAAGTTGTTTGTCCAAATTGCAAAAAGCCGACGAAGCTTCTCGGCCGGGTTGATATGTGTATGCATTGCCGTGAACCATTAACATTAGATCCGAATTTAGAAGGCAAGGATTTTGATGAAAACTATAACCGTAAAAAACAGCAATAA
- a CDS encoding cob(I)yrinic acid a,c-diamide adenosyltransferase, with protein sequence MRIYTKSGDKGTTSLVYGQRIPKNDLRVEAYGTCDEANSMIGLAMSHLQTSSFANKEEVNEAFHKIQTTLFHVGAELATPEGKEVKWKLKDEDIQDLEHTIDKWDASLEPLKNFILPGGHPAGASLHCARTVIRRAERCAVAIENVNPLVLAYLNRLSDFLFVAARYINSGLGEQEKTLHQGS encoded by the coding sequence ATGAGAATCTACACTAAATCCGGCGATAAAGGAACTACATCCCTCGTCTACGGTCAACGAATTCCTAAAAATGATTTACGTGTTGAGGCGTATGGAACCTGTGATGAAGCCAATTCAATGATCGGGCTTGCGATGAGCCATTTGCAAACGTCTTCTTTTGCAAACAAGGAAGAGGTAAATGAAGCATTCCATAAAATTCAAACAACCCTTTTTCATGTTGGAGCGGAATTGGCTACACCTGAAGGAAAAGAAGTAAAGTGGAAACTAAAAGATGAAGATATACAGGATTTAGAACATACTATTGATAAATGGGATGCTTCATTAGAACCTCTCAAAAACTTTATCCTCCCGGGAGGACACCCTGCAGGTGCTTCGTTACATTGTGCCCGCACGGTCATCAGAAGAGCTGAACGCTGTGCTGTTGCTATAGAGAATGTGAATCCATTAGTTCTTGCTTATTTGAATCGTCTTTCCGATTTCTTATTTGTCGCTGCAAGGTATATTAATAGTGGATTGGGAGAACAAGAAAAGACGTTGCATCAAGGTTCTTAA